DNA from Nocardioides seonyuensis:
GGGCTCGGGACGTCGACATGGTTCTCGACAGTCCGGGCCCCCGTCACAGCCCGAGCATCCGGCCGATGATCTCCTTCTGGATCTCGGTGGTGCCGCCGTAGATCGTCTGGATGCGGGAGTCGGTGTAGGCCTTGGAGATGGGGTACTCCGACATGTAGCCGAAGCCGCCGTGCAGCTGGACCCCGGAGTTGACCGCCCGGAGCTGCAGCTCGGTGGTCCACCACTTCGCCATCGAGGCGATGGTCGTGTCAGCGGTGCCGGCGTTCAGGCGCATCACGCAGTCGTTGATGAAGACACGTGCGATGTGGGCCTCGGTGGCCATCTCGGCCAGCATGAAGCGGTTGTGCTGGAACTTGCCGATCGGCTTGCCGAACGCCTCCCGCTCCTTGGCGTAGGCCAGGCACATGTCCAGGACGCTCTCGACCGCGGCCACCGCGACGCAGGCGATGGAGATCCGCTCCTGGGGGAGGTTCTCCATCAGCGAGATGAAGCCCGAGCCCTCGGCGCCGAGCAGGTTCTCCTTCGGCACGTGGACGTCGGTGAAGGACAGCTCGGCGGTGTCCTGGGCGTGCAGACCCATCTTGTCCAGGTTGCGGCCGCGCTCGAAGCCCTCCATGCCACGCTCCACGACGAGCAGCGAGATGCCCTGGTAGCCGGCGTCGGGGTCGGTGCGGCAGACCACGACGACCAGGTCGGAGAGGATGCCGTTGCTGATGAACGTCTTCGAGCCGTTGAGCACGTAGTGGTCGCCCGCGTCCACGGCCGTCGTACGGATGCCCTGCAGGTCGGACCCTGCGCCGGGCTCGGTCATCGCGATCGCGCTGATGATCTCACCCGACACCAGTCCGGGCAGCCAGCGCTGCTTCTGCTCCTCGGTCCCGAGCGAGCTGATGTAGGGCACGATGACGTCGGTGTGGACCGTGAACCCCGGCCCGGAAGCCCCGACACGCGTGGCCTCCTCGGCGAGGACCATGTTGTAGCGGAAGTCCTTGATGCCGGCGCCGCCGTACTGCTCGTCGACGTCGAAGCAGAGCAGGCCGGCCTCCCCGGCCTTCGTCCAGACCTCGCGATCCACGACCCCGGCGGCCTCCCACTTCTCGTGGTGGGGGACGACCTCGCGCTCGTAGAAGGTGCGTGCGGTGGCACGGAAGTCCTCGTGCTCCTGCTCGAGGATGCTGGGGCGGTCAGGCACTGGCGGTGCTCCTGTTCATGTGTTCAGCCCTGTGGGTGTGGGCGTTGAGGTCGTCGAGCATGGAGAGGGGCCCGAGCTGAGTGAGGGTGTGCCCGCCCGGGTAGGTCGTGGCCTTGTGCAGCGCGGGCTCCTGGCGCGGGGCGGCGAACCGCATGGCCAGGGCGCGCAGGCGCAACCCGCGCTTCGCGGCGGAGGCGAGCCAGTCGGGCTGGCGGGGTAGGCCGAGCGCGGTGAGCAGCGGCTCGTCCATGAGCGCCAGCACCATGCGTCGTACGGCGGGACGCGCGGGCGCCGCCGTCGTCTGCCGCGCGATCTCGATCGACGCCTCGGCCAGCGCGGTGTTGGCCGGGTCGGGGGCGAAGTGCTCACGCTCGTAGTCGACGAGCAGCTGCAGGTAGCCGTCGTAGGTCGAGGGAAGCCCCTTGATCCCCATCAGCTCGCCGAACCGCGTCGTCACGCGGGTCATCGCGGCGACCTCCTTGGGGTCCAGCGGCCGCCAGCCGTAGGCCGAGATCCAGCGCACCGGACCGACGAGCGTCGTCGCCAGCACGTAGGCGAACTCGTGGTTCGGGATGTCGTAGTGGCCGTGGATCCGGTTGAGCCGGCGGACGGCGGCGTGGCCGCGCTCGGAGTCGATGCCCTCGATCGTGGACTCCTCGCCGATCAGGAGGGTGTCGTCGTAGCGCTTGATGCCGTGCTTCTCGAACTCGCCGGTCGCGTGGAGCAGCCGGCTGATCGAGGGGACGCCGTAGTCGCGCATGAACGCGATGCCGGTGCCCTGGAGGTAGTCCCACGGGAACTCGTGACGGGCGGTGAGGTTGACGATCTCGTCGTGGTCGACCTCCGGGTCCAGGGCCTGGATCCGGCGGAGGTTGTCGTAGCGACGGGGATGGGCCAGCGCAGGGCCCGGTCGTCTCACGAGACCCATTCCTTCACCTGCGCGATGGTCGCGGCAGGGTCTTCGGTGGCGGGGGTGAGGCCCAGGTTGGTGACGCCGGCCTCCCTGAAGGCGGCGAGCCGCTCCTTGACGTACGACGCCGGCCCGACGAGGTTGGCCGCCTCGAGCCAGTCGGTGGGGATGAGGGCCTCCGCCTCCTTCTTCTTGCCCGAGAGGTAGAGGTCCTGGATCTTGGCCGCCTCCTCCTCGTAGCCGTAGGCGACGGCGACGTCGTTGTAGAAGTTCTTGCCCTTCGCGCCCATCCCGCCGACGTAGAGCGCGAAGACCGGGCGTGCGAAGTCGAGAAGAGCCTTGGTCTCCGGCCCCTCTCCGATCGCGACCATGGCGTTGGCGTTGATCTCCAGGGGCGCCAGGTCGCCCGGTCGCTTGGCCTTGCCTGCCTCGAGGGAGTCGCCCCACACGAGGTGGGCCTTCTCGGGGTGGAACAGGTGGGGGATCCAGCCGTCGGCGATCTCGGCGGCCTGCTCGACGGACTTGGGGCCCAGGGCCGCGATGTAGATCGGGATCGAGTCGCGCTCGGGGCGGGTCAGCAGCTTCAGCGGCTTGCCCAGGCCGGTGACGGCGCCGTGCTCCTTGGTCAACGGGAGGTGGAACTGCCCGTCGGCGGTGAGCGGCTCGCGCTTGAGGCCGCGCCGGATGATGTCGATGACCTCGGCGGTGCGGGCCAGCGGCTTGGAGTAGGGGACGCCGTGGAAGCCCTCGATGACCTGGGGTCCGCTCGCGCCGAGGCCCAGGATCGCCCGGCCGCCGGAGACGTTGTCGAGTCCGGCGGCGGTCTGCAGCAGCGCACCGGGGGTGCGTGAGTAGATGTTGAGGATCGCCGACCCGATCTCGATGGTCTCGGTCTTGGCGGCGAGGTAGCCCATGAGCGTGGGGGAGTCGAACCCGTAGGCCTCCGCGACCCAGACCGTGTCGAGCCCCGCCTTCTCGAGCTCGCCGACCTGGTCGGCCGCCTCCCGGGGATTGCCGGCGTACATCAGGGGCATCGAGAGCTTCATGCCGCCAACTGTGACAGCAGTACTGTCACAATCGCAAGGAGGTGTCCGGAACGGACCGCGGGACGGTCCCGGCTCATGCCGGGACCGCCCCGCGGGCGCGTGAGTCTGGTCTGTGGGACCGAGCTCTGTGGGACTCAGTCAGGAGAGCGTGATCTTCATGGTGTTCTTGGGCCCGGAGAGCAGGGTGCTGATCACCTTCGTGGTGGCCCGGCCGCAGTCCTCGAACTTGGGCAGGGCGTAGCTCGAGCTGAACGTCGTCGAGCCGCCGATGTTGATCGGGCCGCGCAGGCTGGCGGTGGCAGGCGTCGCCGTGGTGCAGGATCCGCTCACGAGGTTGAGGGACGGAGCGAACACCGGACGGATCGCCACGACCTGGACGTCGAAGGACGCGCTGGCCTGGGCCTTGCTCCTGGCGAGGTCGACCGAGCCGGTGACGGGAGCGGCCTGGTGCAGCGCCACGCTCACGTCGGCGAGCGGGATCTGCCCGAGGTTCAGCGTCTTGCTCGCCGTCGGGAAGGTCAGGTCGCCGGTCATGGCGCCGGAGGCGCTGTCGATCTGGGCGACGAGGCTGCCGGTGGGAAGCGAGACCGTGGCCCCGACCTTCTTCAACGTGGTCGTGGTCGCGACGTCCCAGCTGAGGTCGAGGACCTCGGCCTGGGCCGGTGCGGCCGCGAACGGGACCGCGAGCGCGAGGCCGAGCGTCGAACCCGCGAGCGTGCGGACGAGCATGCGTGTGCTGATCATCGTGTGGTCCCTCCCCAGGGAAAAGCTTGTGGACCAGCACGGTCCCGCGTTTGTTACTGGCGAGTCAACCAACGCGCTCCCATGCTGAGACGAGCCTGGCCCCGGGACGCCGCAGGGCGTGCTCGACCGAGGTCGAGCACGCCCTGCGAGGTGAAGCGTGGGGCTGCGATCAAGACAGCTTGATCGTCATCTTGTTCTTGCCGCCGGCGAGCAGCGAGTTGATGACGCCCGAGGACTTCTTGCCGCACTTCTTGAAGCCCGGCATCTTGTAGGTCGACTCGAACGTCGACGTGCCACCGGGGTTGATCGGGCCGTTGAGGCTCGCGGTGACCGGCTTCTTCGTCGTGCACTTGCCGCTGACGAGGTTGATGGCCGGCGAGTGGACCGGACGGATCGCGACGATCCGCACCACGAAGCTCGCCTTGGCGCGGGCAGTGCCGGCCGTCAGGTCGACCTTGCCCTTGACGGGCGCTGCCTGGTCGAACGCGACGGTGACCTCCGCCAGGGGCAGGCGCGGCAGCGAGACCTTCTGGGTCGCCTTGGGCAGGGCCAGGGTCCCGGTCATCGCGCCGGTGGCCGTGTCGATCTGTGCGTCGAGCGTGCCGTTGGGGAGCTTGACGGTCTCGCCGAGCTTCTTCAACGTCGTGGTCGTCTTGACGGTCCAGCTCATGTCGACCACAGGGTCGGCAGAGGCGGGCGGCGCGGCACCGAGCGCAGCCGCCATGGTGAGTGTCACGGAGGCAGCCGCGGTGACGCGGGCCATGGTGCGAATGCTGAACAAGTTCCCTCCCGGGGAGTCAGGTGCTTCGTGGTGGCCAGATCCTGACAGAACTCGTGGGTAACACACGTGTACGACTCTCGTTCCGAGACGCCTGAGACGTGGATCACTCGTCGGTGACTGTTCGTCGGCACGACACCTCCTCGACGCGTCGAGGGCGCGCGACGGCCGGACCATCCGGACACCGAGACCCGGTGATCATCCAGTCCTTCGAGACGTCCAACCTGCGCGAGCTCGACTCGATGATCGACGTGCCGCTGGCCCAGCTGGTCGACGCTTCCGGCGGTCCCGCAGACCTGCCCGGTACGACGTACGCCTCGATGCTGACCCCCGCCGGCCTGGCGGAGGTCGCGACCTACGCCGACGGGCTCGGCGCCAACAAGTACGTGGTGATCCCGCGCGGAGCCACCACGCCGACCGCCGTCGTGGACGACGCCCACGCCGAGGGGCTGGTCGTGCACGTGTGGACGATGCGCCGGGAGAACCAGTTCATGGACGCGCGGTTCAGGCGCGGCACCGACCCGAACGCCCCCGGCGACCTCGCCGCGGAGGTCCGGGTCTTCCTGGACGCCGGTGTCGACGGGCTCTTCGCCGACCACCCCGACGTCGCGGTCCGGGCGCTGGCCAGCTGGCTGGACTGAACGGCAGGACCAGCTCAGGAGCCGGCGGCGGCGTTCCTGTCCCGACGCGAGGGCAGCAACGTCGCCGCCAGGCCGGCGGCACCCGCCGCGAGCCAGGGGATCGGCAGCAGCCAGCGGAAGTCGTCGCGATCGACGACGTCGAGCTGGTAGAGCCCCCACACCAGCAGCAGCCCGGCGAAGGCCACGGCCATCACCAGCTGGGTGATGTTGACCGGGTGTCGACCGCTGGTGCGCTCGGGCGCGTCCAGCGGGCCCACCATGGGCTGGTCGTAGTGCTCGGTCATCGTCTTTCCTCCACGGTCGTCATCGGTCTCGGAGTGGTCGGTCTCGGGGATGGTCACGGCCGGGGTCACGGCGTCCGGACGAGGATCTCGCCGAAGACCGCCTCGACGTCGATCGCCAGGTCGGGGGCCTCGGGTCCACCGTCGACGAAACCGGACAGCTTGACGTCGCCCCCGTCCTGACGCTGGTCGAAGACGCGCACCTCGCCGCCCAGGACGTTGGTCGTCACCGAGACGTCGACTCCCTCCGGGACGATCACCTCGACCCGACCGGCCACCACGTCGATGCTGATGTCGCGGCCGTCGAGGTTGTTGGGGTCCTCCACCTGCGACAGGTCGACGAGCATCTCGCCGGCCCCGAGGTCGTAGGCGTCCTGCACGGCCACCGCCGTGGTCGGCGTGTGGACCCGGATGTCGTCCGACATGTTGCCGCTCAGGCTCGTCAGCACGGTGGCCAGCGCCGCGACGATGCCGATGAGGACGAGGCCGCCGGCACGACCCCAGAAGGAGCCCAGCAGCAGCATGGCCGTGGTCACGGCCAGGGCGAGGGCGGGGTAGGCGCTGGGCACCACGTCGGCGCCGGCCAGGTCGACCACCCCGAGCAGGCCCTCGGCGAGCGCGATCAGCGCCAGGGTGAACCAGAACAGCACGGGGCCGCGGCGACGCGGGTTGCCCG
Protein-coding regions in this window:
- a CDS encoding acyl-CoA dehydrogenase family protein, which encodes MPDRPSILEQEHEDFRATARTFYEREVVPHHEKWEAAGVVDREVWTKAGEAGLLCFDVDEQYGGAGIKDFRYNMVLAEEATRVGASGPGFTVHTDVIVPYISSLGTEEQKQRWLPGLVSGEIISAIAMTEPGAGSDLQGIRTTAVDAGDHYVLNGSKTFISNGILSDLVVVVCRTDPDAGYQGISLLVVERGMEGFERGRNLDKMGLHAQDTAELSFTDVHVPKENLLGAEGSGFISLMENLPQERISIACVAVAAVESVLDMCLAYAKEREAFGKPIGKFQHNRFMLAEMATEAHIARVFINDCVMRLNAGTADTTIASMAKWWTTELQLRAVNSGVQLHGGFGYMSEYPISKAYTDSRIQTIYGGTTEIQKEIIGRMLGL
- a CDS encoding oxygenase MpaB family protein — encoded protein: MRRPGPALAHPRRYDNLRRIQALDPEVDHDEIVNLTARHEFPWDYLQGTGIAFMRDYGVPSISRLLHATGEFEKHGIKRYDDTLLIGEESTIEGIDSERGHAAVRRLNRIHGHYDIPNHEFAYVLATTLVGPVRWISAYGWRPLDPKEVAAMTRVTTRFGELMGIKGLPSTYDGYLQLLVDYEREHFAPDPANTALAEASIEIARQTTAAPARPAVRRMVLALMDEPLLTALGLPRQPDWLASAAKRGLRLRALAMRFAAPRQEPALHKATTYPGGHTLTQLGPLSMLDDLNAHTHRAEHMNRSTASA
- a CDS encoding LLM class F420-dependent oxidoreductase, whose amino-acid sequence is MKLSMPLMYAGNPREAADQVGELEKAGLDTVWVAEAYGFDSPTLMGYLAAKTETIEIGSAILNIYSRTPGALLQTAAGLDNVSGGRAILGLGASGPQVIEGFHGVPYSKPLARTAEVIDIIRRGLKREPLTADGQFHLPLTKEHGAVTGLGKPLKLLTRPERDSIPIYIAALGPKSVEQAAEIADGWIPHLFHPEKAHLVWGDSLEAGKAKRPGDLAPLEINANAMVAIGEGPETKALLDFARPVFALYVGGMGAKGKNFYNDVAVAYGYEEEAAKIQDLYLSGKKKEAEALIPTDWLEAANLVGPASYVKERLAAFREAGVTNLGLTPATEDPAATIAQVKEWVS
- a CDS encoding glycerophosphodiester phosphodiesterase family protein gives rise to the protein MTVRRHDTSSTRRGRATAGPSGHRDPVIIQSFETSNLRELDSMIDVPLAQLVDASGGPADLPGTTYASMLTPAGLAEVATYADGLGANKYVVIPRGATTPTAVVDDAHAEGLVVHVWTMRRENQFMDARFRRGTDPNAPGDLAAEVRVFLDAGVDGLFADHPDVAVRALASWLD
- a CDS encoding PspC domain-containing protein; the protein is MTQHSETSRGDHPSADTGPRVTRDDVKDVGRLRRTTNDRQIAGVAGGLARHLDIDPIIVRVGLVVAVLFGGAGLLLYAAAWVLVPEEGSQGQPLGLDERSRVFALMGAGVLAVLAAIGDWAGAFWFPWPFAVLALVVLWFVSRGSSALTPYDGVEQQPWPESQSVDPAVYARPPRPGNPRRRGPVLFWFTLALIALAEGLLGVVDLAGADVVPSAYPALALAVTTAMLLLGSFWGRAGGLVLIGIVAALATVLTSLSGNMSDDIRVHTPTTAVAVQDAYDLGAGEMLVDLSQVEDPNNLDGRDISIDVVAGRVEVIVPEGVDVSVTTNVLGGEVRVFDQRQDGGDVKLSGFVDGGPEAPDLAIDVEAVFGEILVRTP